A single Crateriforma conspicua DNA region contains:
- a CDS encoding alpha-L-fucosidase has protein sequence MKTSRLPMHLRILVAFLVAILLASGSIPASAASPDDSRMDWWRDARFGMFVHWGLYAVPAGKYEGKEVKGIGEWIMSRANIPRDRYEAFAPQFDPQQYDADTWVRFAKYAGMKYIVITSKHHDGFCLFDSEGQYDVVDATPYGKDILADLRDACERHGVKFCTYYSIMDWHHPSQKPAKMNNGRPVWNPTQMIDDQKQQYVDYMKGHLETLVKDYRTHVLWFDGEWPSWWTDQDGQELYQWLLKLNPELIVNNRVGAGRKGMSGFTQEGSFAGDFGTPEQEIPATGVNSDWESCMTMNDTWGFKTSDKNWKSSQRLIQNLIDITSKGGNYLLNIGPKADGTFPQASVDRLRAIGQWMSINGESIHGTQAALFRPDWGRVTRKEGTLYLHVFDWPSDGKLTIPALSNEVRRVSLLASPETTLNLKRDGQTMVIDLPSTAPDDIASVITIDTKGEPALTE, from the coding sequence ATGAAAACGTCACGTCTTCCAATGCACCTTCGCATCCTGGTCGCCTTCCTTGTTGCCATCCTGCTGGCCAGTGGTTCGATCCCTGCATCGGCCGCGTCGCCTGATGATTCTCGAATGGATTGGTGGCGAGACGCCCGCTTTGGCATGTTCGTGCACTGGGGACTGTATGCCGTGCCGGCGGGCAAGTACGAGGGGAAAGAAGTGAAAGGGATCGGCGAATGGATCATGAGCCGCGCGAACATCCCACGCGATCGCTACGAAGCTTTTGCCCCCCAATTCGACCCTCAGCAATACGACGCGGATACGTGGGTCCGCTTCGCGAAATATGCGGGGATGAAGTACATCGTCATCACCTCCAAACACCACGACGGATTCTGCTTGTTTGATTCCGAGGGTCAGTACGACGTGGTGGATGCGACCCCGTACGGCAAAGATATCCTGGCCGATCTACGCGACGCGTGCGAACGTCATGGTGTGAAGTTTTGCACGTACTATTCGATCATGGATTGGCACCATCCGTCCCAAAAACCGGCCAAGATGAACAACGGGCGTCCCGTCTGGAACCCGACCCAAATGATCGACGATCAAAAACAACAATACGTCGATTACATGAAAGGCCACTTGGAAACCTTGGTCAAAGACTATCGCACGCACGTGCTGTGGTTCGACGGCGAATGGCCCAGTTGGTGGACCGACCAGGACGGCCAAGAACTGTATCAATGGCTGTTGAAATTGAATCCCGAGTTGATCGTCAACAACCGCGTGGGTGCCGGCCGAAAAGGCATGTCGGGCTTCACCCAAGAGGGCTCGTTTGCCGGTGACTTCGGCACCCCGGAACAAGAAATCCCCGCCACGGGCGTCAACAGTGATTGGGAATCCTGCATGACGATGAACGACACCTGGGGATTCAAAACGTCCGACAAGAACTGGAAGAGCAGCCAACGTTTGATCCAAAACTTGATCGACATCACCAGTAAAGGAGGCAACTATTTGCTGAACATCGGCCCCAAGGCAGATGGAACGTTCCCGCAAGCCAGCGTGGACCGGTTGCGTGCCATCGGCCAATGGATGAGCATCAACGGAGAATCGATTCATGGCACCCAGGCCGCACTGTTCCGCCCCGACTGGGGTCGCGTCACACGCAAAGAAGGCACGCTGTATTTGCACGTGTTTGATTGGCCCAGCGATGGCAAACTGACCATCCCAGCGTTGTCCAACGAAGTTCGGCGCGTCTCGCTGTTGGCATCACCGGAAACGACGTTGAATCTGAAACGGGATGGTCAAACGATGGTCATTGACCTGCCTTCAACGGCCCCCGACGACATTGCCAGCGTGATCACCATCGACACCAAAGGTGAACCCGCCCTAACGGAATGA
- a CDS encoding sialidase family protein, whose translation MFRNSLPSALVRRSPVIENLFRFGLAFVLFAFATSHACRANADDNTPAESKRPRGEAIFQAGEQGYHTFRIPSLCVATDGTVIAFCEGRLAGRGDSGNIDLVYKRSTDGGVTWSDLQILWDDESNTCGNPCPVVDRETGKISLLLTWNLGRDTEREIIGQTSEDTRHVYLSHSPDHGLTWTTPTDITDAVKPNTWTWYATGPGSGIQIKHGKHAGRLVIPCDHMEAETEHKYSHAIYSDDGGDTWQAGERTPKRDVNECEVVELSGGRLMLNMRNYDRSRTVRQIAISNTGGESWHDQTFAPELVEPICQAAIRRLRWPQDDQPGTILFSNPASANQRVNMTLRASHDEGATWPKQIVLHSGPSAYSDLAVLSDQTILCLYEAGKNSPYEAIYLARVASNELD comes from the coding sequence ATGTTTCGCAACTCGCTTCCTTCTGCATTGGTTCGCCGTTCCCCCGTCATCGAAAATCTGTTTCGATTCGGGTTGGCGTTCGTTTTATTTGCCTTCGCTACTTCCCACGCTTGCCGGGCCAACGCGGACGACAACACGCCAGCGGAATCGAAACGGCCACGTGGCGAAGCGATTTTCCAAGCAGGCGAACAGGGTTACCACACCTTTCGTATCCCGTCGCTGTGTGTCGCGACCGATGGCACCGTGATCGCGTTTTGCGAAGGACGCTTGGCCGGACGTGGCGACAGCGGCAACATCGACTTGGTTTACAAGCGTTCCACTGACGGCGGCGTCACGTGGTCAGACCTGCAAATCTTGTGGGACGACGAATCGAACACCTGCGGTAACCCTTGTCCGGTCGTGGACCGGGAAACGGGCAAGATCAGCCTGTTGCTGACGTGGAACCTTGGCCGCGATACCGAACGTGAAATCATCGGGCAAACCAGTGAAGACACCCGCCACGTTTACCTCAGCCATTCGCCTGACCATGGCCTCACATGGACCACGCCGACCGACATCACCGATGCCGTGAAACCAAACACCTGGACTTGGTATGCCACCGGTCCGGGCAGCGGCATTCAAATCAAGCACGGTAAGCACGCCGGGCGACTGGTCATCCCGTGCGACCACATGGAAGCGGAAACGGAACACAAGTATTCGCACGCGATCTATTCCGATGATGGCGGCGACACTTGGCAGGCAGGCGAACGCACGCCCAAACGTGACGTCAATGAATGCGAAGTCGTCGAACTATCCGGCGGTCGGCTGATGCTGAACATGCGAAACTATGACCGCAGCCGAACCGTCCGACAAATTGCCATCAGTAACACCGGAGGCGAAAGCTGGCACGACCAGACGTTTGCACCGGAGCTAGTCGAGCCGATCTGCCAGGCGGCGATTCGGCGTCTACGTTGGCCCCAAGACGATCAGCCCGGCACGATCCTGTTCAGCAATCCGGCCAGTGCCAACCAGCGGGTCAACATGACGCTTCGAGCCAGTCATGATGAAGGAGCAACTTGGCCAAAGCAGATCGTTCTGCATTCCGGCCCGAGCGCCTATTCGGACCTGGCCGTCTTGTCGGACCAAACCATTCTGTGCCTTTACGAAGCAGGAAAAAACTCGCCTTATGAAGCGATTTATTTGGCTCGCGTCGCGTCCAATGAATTGGATTGA